In one Alphaproteobacteria bacterium genomic region, the following are encoded:
- a CDS encoding NAD(P)/FAD-dependent oxidoreductase has translation MVERVECVVIGAGVVGLAIARAMAIRGHEVVVLEKAHMIGTETSSRNSEVIHAGIYYQTGSLKAKLCVEGKERLYSYLPEHGIRYGRVGKLVVATEPDQIPALERLEKKAVENGVTDLEWLNERQAKALEPELNCHAALLSPSTGTMDSHGLMLAYQGEAEDHGAMIAFNSPVVAGWIERDGFFVEVGGEQPTQIACDILINSGGLWAQEIARTIEGIPSESIPQRFLAKGCYFTLAGKPPFKHLIYPAPEVKFASLGLHVTVDLAGQVRFGPDLEWVDEIDYDVPPDRATKFYETIRHYYPGLKDGTLHPGYAGVRPKLQKPGGAPEDFMIQGPTTHGVRNLVMLYGMESPGLTSSLAIADEVIRRLDGA, from the coding sequence ATGGTCGAGCGGGTCGAGTGCGTGGTGATCGGTGCAGGCGTCGTTGGGCTCGCGATTGCGCGGGCGATGGCAATACGTGGGCACGAGGTCGTCGTGCTCGAGAAAGCGCATATGATCGGCACCGAAACAAGCTCGCGCAACAGCGAGGTCATCCACGCCGGCATTTATTATCAAACGGGATCATTGAAGGCGAAGCTTTGCGTCGAGGGGAAGGAACGGCTTTACAGCTACCTTCCCGAGCACGGTATTCGCTACGGCCGCGTCGGTAAACTCGTCGTCGCGACCGAGCCGGACCAAATTCCCGCCCTCGAGCGTCTTGAGAAGAAGGCCGTGGAAAACGGCGTCACGGACCTTGAATGGCTCAACGAGCGTCAGGCGAAGGCGCTTGAGCCTGAGCTCAACTGTCACGCGGCCCTTCTCTCGCCTTCGACCGGAACGATGGACAGCCACGGGCTGATGCTCGCCTACCAAGGCGAGGCGGAGGATCACGGCGCCATGATCGCTTTCAACAGCCCGGTCGTCGCAGGCTGGATCGAGCGGGATGGCTTTTTCGTCGAAGTCGGCGGCGAGCAGCCGACGCAGATCGCTTGCGACATTCTCATCAACAGCGGAGGTCTCTGGGCGCAGGAGATCGCCCGTACGATCGAAGGCATTCCATCTGAGTCGATCCCGCAACGCTTCCTTGCCAAGGGGTGCTATTTCACGCTTGCCGGCAAACCGCCTTTCAAACACCTCATCTACCCCGCTCCGGAAGTGAAGTTCGCGAGCCTTGGCCTGCACGTCACGGTCGATCTCGCGGGCCAGGTCCGCTTCGGTCCGGACCTCGAATGGGTCGACGAGATCGATTACGACGTGCCGCCTGACCGTGCTACCAAGTTCTATGAGACGATTCGGCACTATTATCCCGGGCTAAAGGACGGAACCCTCCACCCCGGCTATGCGGGTGTTCGCCCAAAGCTCCAGAAGCCAGGCGGTGCGCCTGAGGACTTCATGATCCAGGGTCCGACCACGCACGGCGTGCGCAATCTGGTAATGCTTTATGGCATGGAGTCGCCGGGCCTTACCTCTTCTTTGGCAATAGCGGATGAGGTCATCCGCCGGCTCGATGGCGCGTAA
- a CDS encoding molybdopterin oxidoreductase family protein, with translation MPLDQTAPRNIELVGSACPHDCPSTCALEVERLDARTIGRVHGAKENSYTAGVICAKVARYAERIHHPDRLTTPLRRVGAKGVGISAFEPISWDEALDEVAGQFIRATEKYGAEAVWPYFYAGTMGLVQRDGIERLRHVMKYSRQHSTICVTLSDTGWIAGCGVKRGVDAREMIESDLIVVWGGNPVHTQVNVMHHIALARRHRDAKLVVVDPYRTPTAQQADIHIMLRPGTDGALAAAMMHVLFKEDFADWDYLKRYTDASSALLDHLATRTPEWASAITGLPVEEIVAFARLYGRTKRSFIRAGYGFSRSRNGSQQMHAVSCLPAVTGAWKHPGGGALYGQTGIYPIDKTLTMGLDAVDHHVRMLDQSRIGPILLGDRRDIKDGPPVAALFIQNTNPVTVCPEGLKVREGFARKDLFVCVHEQFMTETATMADIVLPATTFLEHDDFYIASGHTHVQVTKKVVEPLGECRSNHDVLRGLAKRLGAMHPGFEMTAWELIDATFRRSGLPDAETAYKMRWVDCVLGRDEMHFLNGFGHPDKKFHFKADWAALGIAHIGMSRFPDHLAVIDEATIDRPFRLVAAPSRSFLNTSFTETPGSRKREGRPTALIRAEDLEALGIAPGARVRLGNERGDVVVHAKQFDGIQRGVVVVEGIWPNHAFDEGRGINTLTSADPGLPKGGAVFHDTAIWIRPA, from the coding sequence ATGCCGCTCGATCAAACGGCGCCGCGAAACATCGAATTGGTCGGGTCAGCCTGTCCGCACGACTGCCCGAGCACGTGCGCACTCGAGGTTGAGCGACTCGACGCTCGGACGATCGGCCGAGTACATGGCGCAAAGGAAAATAGCTACACGGCCGGCGTAATCTGCGCCAAGGTCGCGCGCTACGCCGAGCGTATCCACCATCCGGACCGCTTGACGACGCCGCTACGGCGGGTGGGCGCGAAAGGTGTGGGGATTTCGGCGTTCGAGCCGATTTCCTGGGACGAGGCGCTCGACGAAGTCGCGGGTCAATTCATCCGCGCCACAGAAAAATATGGGGCTGAGGCAGTATGGCCTTACTTCTACGCCGGCACCATGGGCCTTGTCCAACGCGACGGCATCGAGCGGCTGCGCCACGTGATGAAATATTCGCGTCAACACAGCACGATTTGCGTAACGCTCTCCGATACGGGATGGATCGCGGGGTGCGGTGTGAAGCGCGGCGTCGACGCGCGCGAGATGATCGAGTCGGATCTTATCGTCGTCTGGGGCGGCAATCCGGTCCATACGCAAGTCAACGTGATGCATCATATAGCGCTCGCGCGAAGGCATCGCGATGCCAAGCTTGTCGTCGTCGATCCCTACCGCACGCCGACCGCGCAGCAGGCGGACATCCATATCATGCTCCGACCCGGCACCGACGGCGCCCTTGCCGCGGCGATGATGCACGTCCTTTTCAAGGAAGATTTCGCTGACTGGGACTATCTCAAGCGATATACCGACGCATCCAGCGCCCTTCTCGATCATCTCGCGACGCGGACTCCCGAATGGGCGAGTGCGATCACGGGCCTTCCGGTGGAAGAGATCGTCGCGTTCGCGAGGCTTTATGGCCGCACGAAGCGCAGTTTCATTCGGGCGGGTTACGGATTCTCGCGCTCTCGCAACGGCTCTCAACAGATGCACGCGGTGAGCTGCCTGCCCGCTGTCACCGGTGCGTGGAAGCATCCGGGCGGCGGGGCGCTCTACGGCCAAACGGGGATCTATCCAATCGACAAGACGCTGACGATGGGCCTCGATGCGGTCGATCATCATGTGCGCATGCTCGACCAGTCGCGCATCGGCCCGATCCTTCTCGGCGACCGACGGGACATCAAGGACGGGCCACCGGTTGCCGCTCTCTTCATCCAGAATACGAACCCTGTGACCGTCTGCCCGGAAGGGCTCAAAGTGAGGGAAGGCTTCGCGCGCAAGGACCTGTTCGTCTGCGTTCATGAGCAGTTCATGACGGAGACCGCCACGATGGCCGACATCGTGCTGCCCGCGACGACGTTCCTCGAACACGACGACTTCTATATTGCGAGTGGGCACACCCACGTGCAAGTAACCAAGAAGGTGGTCGAGCCGCTCGGCGAGTGCCGATCTAATCACGACGTCCTGCGCGGACTTGCCAAGCGCCTCGGCGCCATGCATCCGGGCTTCGAAATGACCGCGTGGGAATTGATCGACGCAACGTTCCGGCGAAGCGGACTTCCCGATGCGGAGACCGCATATAAAATGCGCTGGGTCGATTGCGTCCTCGGCCGCGACGAAATGCACTTCCTGAATGGCTTCGGCCACCCCGACAAGAAATTTCATTTCAAGGCCGACTGGGCTGCTCTCGGGATCGCCCACATCGGGATGAGCCGGTTTCCGGATCACCTCGCCGTCATTGATGAGGCGACAATCGATCGGCCTTTTCGCCTGGTTGCCGCACCGTCGCGTTCGTTCCTCAATACGTCCTTTACCGAGACGCCGGGATCGAGAAAGCGCGAGGGCCGACCGACGGCACTCATCCGCGCAGAGGATTTGGAAGCGCTCGGCATTGCTCCTGGCGCCCGCGTCCGCCTTGGCAACGAACGTGGCGACGTGGTCGTCCATGCGAAGCAATTCGACGGCATCCAGCGTGGGGTCGTCGTGGTTGAAGGAATTTGGCCGAACCACGCATTCGACGAAGGCAGAGGCATCAATACGCTCACCAGTGCCGACCCCGGCTTGCCCAAAGGCGGTGCTGTTTTCCATGACACGGCAATCTGGATAAGGCCGGCATAG
- a CDS encoding division plane positioning ATPase MipZ, with the protein MGEAGIVGQERGASRAHVIVLGNSKGGTGKSTTAMHVVAALLHEGHKIGVIDLDVDQGTLTRYVENRRVFAEKRDVALLLPELRRVEPSADTGLEREAFEATLTELALSCDFVVIDTPGRESNLSFIGHSHADTLVTPLNDSFVDLDVLARVDPDSYRVRHPSRYAAAVWEIRKQRALRDRGSVDWIVLRNRLTAVDAHNKRAMASVLEALAPRIGFRLAPGLSERVIYRELFLSGLTLLDLRSDSVELRLKMSHVAARQELRALAAALRLAKWRPAVTSPSSAKLSGPEMPLSCAGGRGDRTLSSKSRDSDA; encoded by the coding sequence ATCGGGGAGGCAGGGATCGTCGGCCAAGAAAGAGGCGCTTCGCGCGCCCATGTCATCGTCCTTGGCAATTCGAAGGGCGGGACCGGCAAATCTACGACCGCGATGCACGTCGTCGCGGCACTTCTTCACGAAGGGCACAAAATTGGCGTCATCGATCTCGACGTCGATCAGGGGACCCTGACGCGCTACGTCGAAAATCGCCGCGTATTTGCGGAAAAGCGCGACGTGGCGCTCTTGCTGCCGGAGCTCCGGCGCGTCGAACCGAGTGCCGACACAGGCTTGGAACGCGAGGCCTTCGAGGCAACATTGACCGAACTTGCCTTGTCCTGCGATTTTGTCGTGATCGACACACCGGGGCGGGAAAGCAACCTGTCGTTCATCGGCCATTCCCATGCCGACACATTGGTAACTCCGCTCAACGATAGTTTCGTCGATCTAGACGTGCTCGCGCGCGTTGATCCGGATAGCTACAGGGTTCGGCACCCCAGCCGTTACGCCGCGGCGGTGTGGGAAATCAGAAAGCAGAGAGCGTTGCGCGATCGCGGATCGGTCGACTGGATCGTCCTACGAAATCGATTAACAGCGGTCGATGCTCATAATAAGCGCGCCATGGCGAGCGTGCTGGAGGCGCTTGCGCCACGCATTGGCTTTCGGCTCGCCCCTGGTCTCAGCGAGCGCGTGATCTATCGCGAACTCTTTCTTTCGGGATTGACGTTGCTCGACCTGCGCTCGGACAGCGTCGAGCTGCGCCTCAAAATGTCGCATGTGGCCGCTCGACAGGAATTGCGCGCTCTCGCAGCGGCCCTTCGCCTCGCCAAATGGAGGCCGGCCGTCACTTCGCCGTCAAGCGCCAAATTGTCCGGGCCTGAAATGCCGCTCTCTTGTGCTGGCGGCAGGGGTGATCGCACACTATCTTCAAAGAGTCGTGATTCTGACGCCTGA
- a CDS encoding VWA domain-containing protein, translating into MSANKGKLPAERGTEAAVAEFLEKVAVAPAPRPGEGRGRLIFAMDATASREPTWDRACQIQGEMFKSTAALGGLEVQLVFYRGFGECKSSPWVADAGALVRRMTAVFCLAGQTQIAKVLRHAIAETKRRKVNAIVFVGDCMEESIDNLCQLAGELGLLGVPCFIFHEGGEPVAAKAF; encoded by the coding sequence ATGAGCGCGAATAAGGGAAAATTGCCGGCCGAGCGTGGAACCGAGGCGGCCGTCGCCGAGTTCCTTGAAAAGGTCGCCGTGGCGCCGGCGCCAAGGCCAGGGGAGGGGCGCGGACGGCTCATCTTCGCCATGGATGCTACGGCAAGCCGGGAACCGACCTGGGACCGCGCCTGTCAGATCCAAGGCGAAATGTTCAAATCGACGGCGGCCCTTGGCGGGCTTGAGGTGCAACTCGTGTTTTATCGGGGCTTCGGCGAATGCAAGTCGAGCCCATGGGTCGCGGACGCCGGCGCGCTGGTGCGGCGCATGACGGCCGTGTTCTGCCTCGCGGGCCAGACTCAGATCGCCAAGGTGCTACGCCACGCGATTGCCGAAACGAAGCGGCGCAAAGTCAACGCAATCGTATTCGTGGGCGACTGCATGGAAGAGAGCATCGATAACCTGTGCCAGCTGGCCGGCGAGCTCGGTCTTCTCGGTGTGCCCTGCTTCATTTTTCACGAAGGCGGGGAACCCGTCGCGGCCAAAGCGTTCA